The Miltoncostaea oceani genome includes a region encoding these proteins:
- a CDS encoding MFS transporter, giving the protein MSTFEPRGNTRALVLATLAFTVSFYAWSMMGPLGPDLQDLLGLSEVQLAVLISVPVLMGSLMRIPLGLLTDRYGGRRVFTALLAFTSLPLAALAVWHDSFSAVVLFGFFLGFAGASFAVGVPFVSRWYPRERQGMALGLYGIGMGGTVLGGLTAPRIADRWGVSAPFVFAMVLVGAMAVVFWLLARDAPVARPTSTGGMFSSLRIFREQPAAWAPTFYYFLAFGGFVAMFAYLPKLLTGVHELDKPDAAARAAGFALVAVIARPIGGWLADRVGADTILRVSFAATGVLAALLAPLHDQMVPLTFLALSMAAAFGLGTGAVFKLVAHDFPDSVGAVTGVVGAAGGLGGFFPPLLMAFVKSATGGYALGFAALALTAVVALVVLYLMGRRGAGAATHASVVASR; this is encoded by the coding sequence GTGTCCACCTTCGAGCCCCGGGGGAACACCAGGGCGCTCGTCCTGGCGACCCTCGCGTTCACGGTCTCGTTCTACGCGTGGAGCATGATGGGCCCCCTGGGACCCGACCTGCAGGACCTGCTCGGCCTCTCGGAGGTCCAGCTCGCGGTCCTGATCTCGGTGCCGGTCCTCATGGGATCGCTCATGCGCATACCGCTCGGCCTGCTCACCGACCGGTACGGCGGGCGCCGCGTGTTCACCGCGCTCCTGGCCTTCACATCGCTGCCCCTGGCGGCGCTCGCCGTGTGGCACGACTCCTTCTCGGCCGTCGTCCTCTTCGGGTTCTTCCTCGGCTTCGCCGGAGCCTCCTTCGCCGTCGGCGTCCCCTTCGTGAGCCGCTGGTACCCGCGTGAGCGTCAGGGGATGGCCCTCGGCCTCTACGGCATCGGCATGGGCGGGACCGTGCTCGGCGGCCTCACCGCCCCCCGCATCGCCGACCGCTGGGGCGTCTCCGCGCCATTCGTGTTCGCCATGGTCCTGGTGGGCGCGATGGCGGTCGTCTTCTGGCTGCTCGCCCGTGACGCCCCGGTCGCACGGCCGACGTCCACAGGCGGGATGTTCTCCTCCCTGCGGATCTTCCGCGAACAGCCCGCCGCATGGGCGCCGACCTTCTACTACTTCCTCGCGTTCGGCGGCTTCGTGGCGATGTTCGCCTACCTCCCGAAGCTGCTGACCGGCGTCCACGAGCTCGACAAGCCCGACGCGGCGGCGCGGGCCGCGGGCTTCGCCCTCGTGGCCGTGATCGCCCGGCCGATCGGCGGGTGGCTGGCCGACCGCGTCGGCGCCGACACCATCCTCCGTGTCTCGTTCGCGGCCACCGGGGTGCTCGCCGCCCTGCTGGCGCCACTCCACGACCAGATGGTCCCGCTGACGTTTCTCGCCCTCAGCATGGCGGCGGCCTTCGGGCTCGGGACCGGTGCGGTCTTCAAGCTCGTCGCCCACGACTTCCCGGACTCGGTGGGCGCCGTGACCGGCGTCGTCGGGGCGGCCGGCGGGCTGGGGGGCTTCTTCCCACCCCTCCTGATGGCCTTCGTGAAGTCGGCCACCGGCGGCTACGCGCTCGGTTTCGCCGCCCTCGCCCTGACCGCCGTCGTCGCCCTGGTCGTGCTGTACCTCATGGGACGCCGGGGGGCCGGAGCGGCCACCCACGCGTCCGTGGTGGCGTCACGCTAG
- the narI gene encoding respiratory nitrate reductase subunit gamma translates to MRPVELLLWIVLPYVAMTVFVVGHVWRYRHDQFGWTTRSTQILESRRLRPAILLFHLGLFAVLGGHVLGVLVPASLTERAGVSEHMYHVVSVTAGTLAGLTMLAGFVLLLARRETDARVRATTTPTDRATYLLLGVMLVTGMYATVGENLLLGGYDYRETVAPWFRGLFTLDPDTSLIAGAPLVYRIHVVAAWLLYALWPFSRLVHAWSIPFGYLGRSNILYRSRRPTALADERARPRTTA, encoded by the coding sequence ATGAGGCCGGTCGAGCTCCTCCTGTGGATCGTCCTCCCCTACGTGGCGATGACGGTCTTCGTCGTCGGGCACGTGTGGCGCTACCGGCACGACCAGTTCGGCTGGACCACGCGCTCGACCCAGATCCTGGAGAGCCGTCGGCTGCGGCCGGCGATCCTGCTCTTCCACCTCGGGCTGTTCGCGGTCCTCGGCGGTCACGTGCTCGGGGTGCTGGTGCCGGCGTCCCTGACCGAGCGGGCCGGGGTGTCCGAGCACATGTACCACGTGGTCTCGGTGACCGCCGGCACCCTCGCGGGCCTGACGATGCTGGCGGGCTTCGTGCTGCTGCTCGCGCGCCGCGAGACCGACGCGCGGGTGCGCGCCACCACGACACCCACCGACCGCGCCACCTACCTGCTGCTCGGCGTGATGCTCGTCACGGGCATGTACGCGACGGTGGGCGAGAACCTGCTGCTCGGCGGCTACGACTATCGCGAGACGGTGGCCCCGTGGTTCCGCGGGCTGTTCACCCTCGACCCCGACACGTCGCTCATCGCCGGCGCGCCCCTCGTCTACCGCATCCACGTCGTCGCGGCCTGGCTCCTCTACGCGCTCTGGCCCTTCAGCCGGCTCGTGCACGCGTGGAGCATCCCGTTCGGCTATCTCGGCCGCAGCAACATCCTGTACCGCTCCCGCCGGCCCACCGCGCTCGCCGACGAGCGCGCACGGCCGCGCACCACAGCCTGA
- the narJ gene encoding nitrate reductase molybdenum cofactor assembly chaperone produces the protein MEPLALIAIALQHPDPTLVASRGEVAAAARALPDSPGVAALRDFLAWWAAEPADDLRRSYVETFDFSRRTALDLTYYTHGDRRQRGLALLDLRRRYDAAGLELEGPELPDHLPVVVEFAALEPGGGGELLAGFRPVIELIRLSLERAESPWAGLIGALCRLLPPLAEDEVAELRRLAREGPPGETVGLEPFAPPEVMPDPVRATAPCGPAGGTR, from the coding sequence ATGGAGCCCCTCGCCCTCATCGCGATCGCACTGCAGCACCCGGATCCCACGCTGGTCGCGAGCCGTGGCGAGGTCGCCGCCGCGGCCCGCGCCCTGCCGGACTCCCCGGGCGTCGCGGCGCTCCGCGACTTCCTCGCCTGGTGGGCTGCCGAGCCCGCGGACGACCTGCGCCGCTCCTACGTCGAGACCTTCGACTTCTCGCGTCGCACCGCGCTCGACCTCACCTACTACACCCACGGCGACCGCCGCCAGCGCGGCCTCGCCCTGCTCGACCTGCGCCGTCGCTATGACGCAGCCGGGCTCGAGCTGGAGGGCCCCGAGCTCCCGGACCACCTGCCGGTGGTGGTGGAGTTCGCCGCGCTCGAACCGGGCGGCGGCGGTGAGCTGCTCGCGGGCTTCCGCCCGGTCATCGAGCTCATCCGCCTGTCGCTCGAGCGCGCCGAGAGCCCCTGGGCCGGCCTCATCGGCGCCCTCTGCCGGCTGCTCCCGCCCCTCGCGGAGGACGAGGTCGCCGAGTTGCGTCGTCTCGCCCGCGAGGGCCCGCCCGGCGAGACCGTCGGACTCGAACCCTTCGCGCCGCCCGAGGTCATGCCCGACCCCGTGCGCGCGACCGCGCCCTGCGGACCCGCCGGAGGCACGCGATGA
- the narH gene encoding nitrate reductase subunit beta: MRVRAQVGMVMNLDKCIGCHTCSVTCKNVWTNRDGAEYMWFNDVETKPGVGYPKRWEDQDSWHGGWELSRKGRLELRSGSRSRRLFNIFFNPDLPSLDDYYEPFTFDYDALTRAPTSEHQPVARPVSALTGEPMEIEWGPNWEDDLAGAPEHAPADPNLRGIEDAVRMEYERVFMMYLPRICEHCLNPSCVASCPSGAMYKREEDGIVLVDQEACRGWRMCVSNCPYKKVYFNWQTGKAEKCTLCYPRIEAGMPTICAETCVGRIRYIGVVLYDADRVEHAASVEDPRDLLDAQLDVFLDPEDPEVRRRAEADGIPADWIDAARRSPVYALAMRHRVALPLHPEYRTLPMVWYVPPLSPVMGMIEGEGSTADPDDVFPAIDRLRIPVRYLSNLLAAGDDEVVRRVLKQLAAMRRYMRELSLGGEADPSVAASVGMEVGDMEDMYRLLALAKYDERFVIPSAHAELAGALSAQQGACGLDFAGGPGGCGANGRATREEAAGEAFHVTAPSPASDPVARAASSPSSGCGSRECGCGGDAPVPAPGA, from the coding sequence ATGCGCGTGCGGGCCCAGGTCGGCATGGTGATGAACCTCGACAAGTGCATCGGGTGCCACACGTGCAGCGTCACCTGCAAGAACGTGTGGACGAACCGCGACGGCGCCGAGTACATGTGGTTCAACGACGTCGAGACGAAGCCCGGGGTCGGATACCCGAAACGCTGGGAGGACCAGGACTCCTGGCACGGCGGATGGGAGCTCTCGAGAAAAGGGCGCCTAGAGCTGAGGAGCGGCTCGCGCTCGCGGCGCCTGTTCAACATCTTCTTCAACCCCGACCTGCCGTCGCTGGACGACTACTACGAGCCGTTCACCTTCGACTACGACGCGCTGACGCGGGCGCCGACCTCCGAGCACCAGCCGGTCGCGCGGCCCGTGTCGGCCCTGACCGGCGAGCCGATGGAGATCGAGTGGGGGCCGAACTGGGAGGACGACCTCGCCGGGGCCCCCGAGCACGCCCCCGCGGACCCCAACCTGCGGGGCATAGAGGACGCCGTGCGGATGGAGTACGAGCGGGTCTTCATGATGTACCTGCCACGCATCTGCGAGCACTGCCTCAACCCCTCGTGCGTCGCCTCGTGCCCGTCGGGCGCCATGTACAAGCGCGAGGAGGACGGCATCGTCCTCGTCGACCAGGAGGCGTGCCGGGGGTGGCGCATGTGCGTCTCCAACTGCCCCTACAAGAAGGTCTACTTCAACTGGCAGACCGGTAAAGCCGAGAAGTGCACCCTCTGCTATCCGCGGATCGAGGCGGGGATGCCGACGATCTGCGCCGAGACCTGCGTGGGCCGGATCCGCTACATCGGCGTCGTCCTGTACGACGCCGACCGCGTGGAGCACGCGGCCTCCGTGGAGGACCCAAGGGACCTGCTCGACGCGCAGCTCGACGTCTTCCTCGACCCCGAGGACCCCGAGGTCCGCCGCCGCGCCGAGGCCGACGGCATCCCGGCCGACTGGATCGACGCCGCCCGCCGCTCGCCGGTGTACGCCCTGGCGATGCGCCACCGGGTGGCGCTGCCCCTCCACCCGGAGTACCGGACCCTGCCGATGGTCTGGTACGTGCCGCCGCTGTCGCCGGTGATGGGGATGATCGAAGGGGAGGGGAGCACCGCCGACCCGGACGACGTCTTCCCGGCGATCGACCGGCTGCGGATCCCGGTGCGGTACCTCTCCAACCTGCTCGCCGCCGGCGACGACGAGGTCGTCCGGCGGGTCCTCAAGCAGCTCGCGGCGATGCGGCGGTACATGCGCGAGCTGTCCCTCGGCGGGGAGGCCGATCCGTCGGTGGCCGCCTCGGTGGGCATGGAGGTCGGGGACATGGAGGACATGTACCGGCTGCTGGCCCTGGCCAAGTACGACGAGCGCTTCGTCATCCCGAGCGCCCATGCCGAGCTCGCCGGGGCCCTGTCCGCCCAGCAGGGCGCCTGTGGCCTGGACTTCGCGGGCGGGCCCGGTGGCTGCGGCGCCAACGGACGGGCCACGCGGGAGGAGGCGGCGGGCGAGGCCTTCCACGTCACGGCGCCCTCGCCGGCATCCGACCCCGTCGCCCGCGCCGCGTCGTCGCCGTCGAGCGGGTGCGGGAGCCGCGAATGCGGATGCGGCGGCGACGCGCCCGTCCCGGCCCCGGGGGCGTGA
- a CDS encoding nitrate reductase subunit alpha yields MTLPSPRFFRRLTSRPDGAWSALDGGRSRDWESSYRERWQHDRIVRSTHGVNCTGSCSWQVHVKQGIVTWETQQTDYPENGADVPDYEPRGCPRGASFSWYVYSPLRIRHPYVRGALLERYRAALATTGDPVDAWAAIVDDPEARLAYTSQRGKGGLARASWDEVADMVAAAHVHTILRWGPDRIVGFSPIPAMSMVSYSAGTRFFSLMGGVLTSFYDWYADLPPASPQVWGDQTDVPESADWWNATYLMMWGSNIPMTRTPDAHFMTEARYKGQKTVVVSPDYSDHTKFADHWLAAQPGTDGALALAMTHVILREFYVERETPYFADYARRFTDLPFLVRLTERDGAHVAGAFLTAADLGETSENAEAKTVVWDTTAARPAVPNGSIGFRWGDEGLGRWNLDLQGVVPAITLLDTGESVAVDLPRFDVGDTEGGTVMRRGVPVRRVGGHLVTTVFDLLAAQLGVAREGLPGDWPDGLDDPEPYTPAWQEEITGVDAGLVTRIAREFARNAERTNGRSMIVMGAGTNHWYHSDLIYRAMLSMVVLCGCQGVNGGGWAHYVGQEKVRPITGFSQVAFALDWNRPPRHQAATPFWYLATEQYRYEAFAADELASPLGDGAMRGAHFADLYAKAARMGWLPAYPSFDRNPLEITPAAEAEGITPADYVVRELKAGALRFAAEDPGAPENFPRVLTLWRSNLFGSSSKGHEHFLKHLLGVTTSAIRGEESPPELRPAEVVWHNEAAEAKLDLLVTLDFRMNGSCLHSDVVLPAATWYEKHDISSTDLHPFVHAFSPAIGPPWETRTDWDIFVRLAESFSRLAERHLGVRTDLVAAPLLHDSPDELAQIGAPVRDWKLGECEPIPGQTMPRLIPVVRDYPALHARMTALGPLVESAGTAWKGVSWTPDREVEELAVRHGRVRGGPANGRPRMERAEQVCETILALSGTTNGRLAVESFRALEKRTGNGLADLATEHAETRITFEDTQIQPRKVIASAEWSGMESRERRYSPFTINIEREVPFRTLTGRQHFYLDHPWMREYGEGLPAYRPPLNLARHLGQQGIDDGVAEVTLRYLTPHSKWSIHSTYQDNLQMLTLFRGGPVIWLSPLDADRIGVRDNDWIEAYNRNGVVACRAVVSHRIPEGTSLMYHAQDRHINVPLSEVSGTRGGTHNSLTKITIKPTHMIGGYAQLSWGFNYYGPTGSQRDELTVIRRRQSEVAY; encoded by the coding sequence ATGACCCTGCCGAGCCCGCGCTTCTTCCGCCGACTGACATCGAGGCCCGACGGTGCCTGGAGCGCCCTCGACGGCGGCCGATCGCGCGACTGGGAGTCGTCGTACCGTGAGCGCTGGCAGCACGACCGCATCGTGCGTTCGACCCACGGCGTCAACTGCACCGGTTCGTGCTCCTGGCAGGTGCACGTCAAGCAGGGGATCGTCACCTGGGAGACCCAGCAGACCGACTACCCCGAGAACGGGGCGGACGTCCCCGACTACGAGCCGCGTGGCTGCCCGCGGGGCGCGTCGTTCTCGTGGTACGTCTACTCGCCGCTGCGGATCCGGCACCCCTACGTCCGCGGCGCCCTCCTCGAGCGCTACCGGGCTGCGCTCGCGACGACGGGTGACCCGGTCGATGCGTGGGCCGCGATCGTGGACGACCCGGAGGCACGCCTCGCCTACACCTCGCAGCGGGGCAAGGGGGGGCTGGCGCGCGCCTCCTGGGACGAGGTCGCCGACATGGTGGCCGCCGCACACGTGCACACGATCCTGCGGTGGGGACCCGACCGGATCGTGGGGTTCTCCCCGATCCCGGCGATGTCGATGGTCTCGTACTCGGCGGGCACGCGGTTCTTCTCCCTGATGGGAGGGGTTCTGACGAGCTTCTACGACTGGTACGCCGACCTGCCCCCGGCCTCGCCGCAGGTCTGGGGCGACCAGACCGACGTGCCGGAGTCGGCCGACTGGTGGAACGCCACCTACCTGATGATGTGGGGCTCCAACATCCCCATGACGCGCACGCCGGACGCGCACTTCATGACCGAGGCGCGCTACAAGGGCCAGAAGACCGTCGTGGTCTCGCCCGACTACTCGGACCACACCAAGTTCGCCGACCACTGGCTGGCCGCCCAGCCGGGCACCGACGGCGCCCTGGCCCTGGCGATGACCCACGTGATCCTCCGCGAGTTCTACGTGGAGCGCGAGACGCCGTACTTCGCCGACTACGCCCGTCGCTTCACGGACCTGCCGTTCCTGGTGCGGCTCACCGAGCGCGACGGGGCGCACGTCGCGGGCGCGTTCCTCACCGCCGCCGACCTGGGGGAGACGAGCGAGAACGCCGAGGCGAAGACGGTCGTCTGGGACACGACCGCCGCCCGCCCTGCCGTCCCGAACGGATCGATCGGATTCCGCTGGGGCGACGAGGGACTCGGGCGCTGGAACCTCGACCTCCAGGGGGTCGTCCCGGCGATCACCCTCCTCGACACGGGCGAGTCGGTCGCGGTCGACCTGCCGCGGTTCGACGTGGGCGACACCGAGGGGGGCACGGTCATGCGCCGGGGCGTGCCGGTGCGCCGCGTCGGCGGCCACCTCGTGACCACGGTCTTCGACCTGCTGGCCGCCCAGCTCGGCGTCGCCCGTGAGGGACTCCCGGGCGACTGGCCGGACGGCCTGGACGACCCGGAGCCGTACACACCCGCATGGCAGGAGGAGATCACCGGCGTGGACGCCGGGCTCGTGACGCGCATCGCCCGCGAGTTCGCCCGGAACGCGGAGCGGACGAACGGCCGCTCCATGATCGTGATGGGCGCCGGGACGAACCACTGGTACCACTCGGACCTGATCTACCGCGCGATGCTCAGCATGGTCGTGCTCTGCGGCTGCCAGGGGGTCAACGGGGGCGGCTGGGCGCACTACGTCGGGCAGGAGAAGGTGCGGCCGATCACCGGCTTCTCGCAGGTGGCATTCGCGCTCGACTGGAACCGGCCCCCGCGCCACCAGGCGGCCACGCCCTTCTGGTACCTGGCCACCGAGCAGTACCGCTACGAGGCCTTCGCGGCCGACGAGCTCGCTTCGCCCCTCGGCGATGGCGCCATGCGCGGCGCCCACTTCGCCGACCTCTACGCCAAGGCCGCGCGGATGGGCTGGCTCCCGGCGTACCCCAGCTTCGACCGCAACCCGCTCGAGATCACGCCGGCCGCCGAGGCGGAGGGCATCACGCCGGCGGACTACGTCGTGCGCGAGCTGAAGGCGGGCGCGCTCCGGTTCGCCGCCGAGGACCCGGGCGCGCCCGAGAACTTCCCGCGGGTCCTGACCCTGTGGCGATCCAACCTCTTCGGATCGTCCAGTAAGGGGCACGAGCACTTCCTCAAGCACCTGCTCGGCGTCACGACCTCGGCGATCCGGGGTGAGGAGTCGCCGCCGGAGCTGCGGCCGGCGGAGGTCGTGTGGCACAACGAGGCGGCCGAGGCGAAGCTCGACCTGCTCGTCACCCTCGACTTCCGGATGAACGGCTCGTGCCTGCACTCGGACGTCGTCCTTCCGGCCGCCACCTGGTACGAGAAGCACGACATCTCGAGCACGGACCTGCACCCGTTCGTCCACGCCTTCTCCCCCGCCATCGGGCCGCCGTGGGAGACCCGCACCGACTGGGACATCTTCGTCCGCCTCGCCGAGTCGTTCTCGCGCCTGGCCGAACGGCACCTCGGGGTGCGCACCGACCTGGTCGCCGCGCCGCTGCTCCACGACAGCCCCGACGAGCTCGCCCAGATCGGCGCGCCGGTGCGCGACTGGAAGCTCGGGGAGTGCGAGCCGATCCCCGGGCAGACGATGCCCCGCTTGATACCGGTGGTGCGCGACTACCCGGCCCTGCACGCCCGCATGACGGCGCTGGGCCCACTCGTCGAGAGCGCCGGCACGGCCTGGAAGGGTGTCTCGTGGACGCCCGACCGCGAGGTGGAGGAACTGGCTGTCCGTCACGGCCGCGTGCGCGGCGGACCGGCCAACGGACGACCCCGGATGGAGCGCGCCGAGCAGGTCTGCGAGACGATCCTGGCGCTGTCGGGCACCACCAACGGCCGGCTCGCGGTCGAGAGCTTCCGCGCGCTGGAGAAGCGCACCGGCAACGGGCTCGCCGATCTCGCGACCGAGCACGCCGAGACCCGGATCACCTTTGAGGACACCCAGATCCAGCCCCGCAAGGTGATCGCATCGGCAGAGTGGTCGGGGATGGAGAGCCGCGAGCGCCGCTACTCCCCCTTCACGATCAACATCGAGCGCGAGGTGCCCTTCCGCACCCTCACCGGACGCCAGCACTTCTACCTCGACCACCCCTGGATGCGGGAGTACGGCGAGGGGTTGCCGGCGTACCGCCCCCCGCTCAACCTGGCGCGCCACCTCGGCCAGCAGGGCATCGACGACGGGGTCGCGGAGGTCACGCTGCGCTACCTCACGCCGCACTCCAAGTGGTCGATCCATTCGACCTATCAGGACAACCTGCAGATGCTGACGCTGTTCCGGGGCGGCCCGGTCATCTGGCTGAGCCCGCTCGACGCCGACCGCATCGGCGTCCGCGACAACGACTGGATCGAGGCCTACAACCGCAACGGGGTGGTGGCCTGCCGGGCGGTCGTCTCGCACCGCATCCCCGAGGGGACGTCGCTCATGTACCACGCCCAGGACCGTCACATCAACGTGCCGCTTTCCGAGGTGTCGGGCACCCGCGGCGGCACGCACAACTCGCTCACCAAGATCACGATCAAGCCGACGCACATGATCGGCGGCTACGCGCAGCTCTCGTGGGGCTTCAACTACTACGGGCCCACCGGATCACAGCGCGACGAGCTGACGGTCATCCGCCGTCGCCAGTCGGAGGTGGCGTACTGA
- a CDS encoding DUF6457 domain-containing protein, protein MTDRQWIDAFAAALGAEPPTDAAIEALLALAGEAAHASQRTAAPVACWLAAVAGRTPDDALAVARTIALRNG, encoded by the coding sequence ATGACCGACCGCCAGTGGATCGACGCGTTCGCGGCGGCGCTGGGGGCCGAGCCGCCCACCGATGCGGCCATCGAGGCGCTCCTGGCGCTGGCGGGCGAGGCCGCGCACGCGTCACAGAGGACCGCCGCGCCGGTCGCCTGCTGGCTGGCGGCGGTGGCGGGGCGCACCCCCGATGACGCCCTCGCCGTGGCCCGGACGATCGCGCTCCGGAACGGGTAG
- a CDS encoding helix-turn-helix domain-containing protein: protein MGAAHPPGAVDALTPARHARAASLARPAARRVAAALEAARRPVTAQELADALGRHHTGVRVQLRALERAGVVEGVSDPPRRRGRPTRRYTLTSDPGEREAAGHRELVRLLMGLVRQTGLGPGDVERFGERQGWAVPAPGGGADELRWAFERLGFAPRWAAVAPLSELVLDQCPFADGVEAPGGEVICLMHRGLARGIARRACPGLAITELVIEDPRRAGCRLRLGPADGPAIHHPRESP from the coding sequence ATGGGCGCCGCCCACCCACCCGGCGCCGTGGACGCCCTGACGCCCGCACGGCACGCGCGCGCGGCGAGCCTGGCCCGGCCCGCCGCCCGCCGGGTCGCCGCGGCACTCGAGGCCGCCCGACGACCGGTGACGGCCCAGGAGCTGGCGGACGCGCTCGGCCGGCACCACACGGGGGTCCGCGTCCAGCTGCGCGCACTGGAGCGCGCCGGCGTCGTGGAGGGCGTCAGCGACCCACCCCGGAGGCGCGGTCGTCCCACCCGTCGCTACACCCTCACCTCCGATCCCGGAGAACGTGAGGCTGCGGGGCACCGCGAGCTCGTGCGCCTGTTGATGGGGCTCGTCCGCCAGACGGGCCTCGGCCCCGGGGACGTGGAGCGCTTCGGGGAGCGCCAGGGCTGGGCGGTCCCGGCGCCCGGCGGCGGCGCCGACGAGCTGCGGTGGGCCTTCGAGCGGTTGGGCTTCGCCCCTCGCTGGGCGGCGGTCGCCCCGCTCTCCGAGCTCGTGCTCGACCAGTGCCCGTTCGCCGACGGCGTCGAGGCCCCGGGGGGAGAGGTCATCTGCCTCATGCACCGGGGCCTGGCGCGCGGCATCGCGCGGCGCGCCTGCCCCGGCCTCGCGATCACCGAGCTCGTCATCGAGGATCCGCGGCGGGCCGGCTGCCGCCTCCGCCTGGGCCCCGCCGACGGGCCGGCCATCCACCACCCGAGGGAGTCCCCATGA
- a CDS encoding cupin domain-containing protein, with translation MTSSAFHVELDPAGAIEVPAAGTLSRTLYADDDLRVVVFGFSEGEELTEHTSSRTAIVEVLRGEFELTLAGETVTARAGAWVKMDAGLRHAVRARTAAVMMLTLVGPVVGGATAG, from the coding sequence ATGACGTCGAGCGCCTTCCATGTCGAGCTCGACCCTGCGGGTGCCATCGAGGTCCCCGCCGCGGGCACGCTGAGCCGCACCCTCTATGCGGACGACGATCTCCGGGTGGTCGTCTTCGGGTTCTCGGAGGGCGAGGAACTGACGGAGCACACGTCCTCCCGCACGGCGATCGTCGAGGTGCTGCGGGGGGAGTTCGAGCTGACCCTCGCAGGCGAGACCGTCACGGCCCGCGCGGGCGCCTGGGTGAAGATGGATGCGGGTCTCCGCCACGCTGTGCGGGCGCGCACGGCGGCGGTCATGATGCTGACGTTGGTGGGGCCGGTCGTGGGCGGTGCGACGGCCGGATAG
- a CDS encoding CopD family protein has product MRDDVWTLVRFLHVLGAATWVGGMIVLGAVAVPAARRAGDRAAGRRVVTSAARRFGVIGAVAFALLVTTGFALIDHRGVAVGDLAESDYGRRIVAKMVLLAAMGVVTLLHALWQGPRARRADEADDPATARRWRLLGAAFDGFLLVAALATLWLAVSLVP; this is encoded by the coding sequence GTGAGGGACGACGTCTGGACGCTCGTGCGCTTCCTCCACGTCCTCGGGGCCGCCACCTGGGTGGGCGGGATGATCGTGCTCGGCGCCGTGGCGGTACCCGCCGCCCGGCGCGCGGGCGACCGCGCCGCCGGCCGACGGGTCGTCACCTCCGCGGCGCGCCGATTCGGCGTGATCGGGGCCGTCGCCTTCGCCCTGCTCGTCACGACGGGATTCGCGCTCATCGACCATCGCGGCGTCGCCGTGGGCGATCTCGCCGAGAGCGACTACGGCCGCCGCATCGTGGCGAAGATGGTGTTGCTCGCGGCGATGGGCGTCGTGACCCTGCTGCACGCGCTCTGGCAGGGCCCGCGCGCCCGGCGCGCCGACGAGGCCGACGACCCGGCGACGGCCCGGCGCTGGCGCCTGCTGGGCGCGGCCTTCGACGGGTTCCTGCTCGTCGCAGCGCTCGCCACCCTCTGGCTGGCGGTCTCGCTGGTGCCCTGA
- a CDS encoding DUF2249 domain-containing protein translates to MAASPTTVIDVREMVPRDRHPTIFTTFEALSPGQAMELVNDHDPQPLRRQFETRLPGSYTWDYLEEGPEVWRVRIGKR, encoded by the coding sequence ATGGCGGCATCGCCCACCACCGTCATCGACGTGCGGGAGATGGTCCCGCGCGACCGTCACCCCACCATCTTCACCACCTTCGAGGCGCTGTCCCCAGGGCAGGCGATGGAGCTGGTGAACGACCACGACCCGCAACCGCTGCGTCGCCAGTTCGAGACGCGGCTCCCCGGCAGCTACACCTGGGACTACCTGGAGGAGGGGCCGGAGGTCTGGCGCGTGCGCATCGGCAAGCGGTGA
- a CDS encoding MarR family winged helix-turn-helix transcriptional regulator gives MNPDGTTDQAMGAEEYREAAALREGLRRFLRRSEEIAAAHGLTPQRQLLLLLIKGAPDGSERATVTDLTGRMQLAQNTVTDLVARAEEAGLLTRERSADDGRSAYLRLSSEGERRLAGTVAGLVADRRRLIALVGELDRSQRTGT, from the coding sequence ATGAATCCCGATGGAACGACCGACCAGGCGATGGGCGCGGAGGAGTACCGCGAGGCCGCCGCACTGCGGGAGGGACTCCGGCGGTTCCTGCGGCGCAGCGAGGAGATCGCCGCGGCGCATGGGCTGACGCCCCAGCGCCAGCTCCTGCTCCTGCTCATCAAGGGGGCGCCGGACGGCTCGGAGCGTGCAACGGTGACCGACCTCACCGGACGGATGCAGCTCGCTCAGAACACCGTGACGGACCTCGTTGCGCGGGCTGAGGAGGCGGGGCTCCTCACACGCGAGCGATCCGCGGACGATGGGCGGAGCGCCTACCTGCGCCTCTCGAGTGAGGGCGAGCGCCGACTGGCCGGAACGGTCGCCGGCCTGGTGGCAGACCGCAGGAGGCTGATCGCGCTCGTCGGCGAACTGGATCGCTCTCAGCGCACCGGCACCTGA